The DNA region CAAAATAAAGAATCCCATGCTTTTGGACCTCTTACCGCTCAAGAGTGGAACGTACTTTTTTATAAGCATTTAGACCATCATCTACGTCAATTTAACGTTTGACCTACTTTTACAAGAAGATTCTTTAAATCAAAACATTACATTCAACATCGTTATAACACATAGATTTCAGACGCTCTCAACGGCCATGAAACTTTGTTTTTCACTATCTTTTCGCCAACTAAAACAACTCAACTATGCTTATTTACCTCTATGAATTTATCGGAACCGCTTTGCTTATTCTTATTGGCAATGGTGTTGTTGCCAATCTAGTTTTAAAAGGAACCAAAGGTCCAGATACGGGATGGACGGGTATTTCCTTAGCATGGGGTATTGCCGTTTTTATAGGCGTGTATGTAAGTGCAGATGTTAGCCATGCGCACATAAACCCTGCCGTTACCCTTGCGTTGGCTATAGCCGGAAAATTTAGTTGGGGATTAGTACCCGGCTATATGCTAGCTCAAGTTTTAGGGGCTATGATGGGGAATTTTATGATTTGGCTTTCCTATAAAAAACATTACGACGCTACAGAAGACCAAGGTGCTATATTGGCCACCTTTTGCACAGCACCGGCCATACGCAGTCCATTTTGGAATTTTGTTACAGAAGCTATCGGAACATTCACTTTGGTTTTTGGTGTATTCTTTATTGCCGGTGGCTCTTTTGGGGAAGAAGCTATTTCTTTAGGTTCCTTAGATGCATTGCCAGTAGCCTTACTGGTAATGGGTATAGGTTTTGGTCTTGGAGGCCCAACTGGGTACGCAATTAACCCAGCACGTGATTTTGGTCCGCGATTATTACATTCCATTTTACCATTAAAGGGAAAAGGCACCAGTGATTGGGGATATGCATGGATTCCTATTGTAGCTCCGTTATTTGGAGCTTTTGTAGCCGCTTTGGCTTACCTTGCTCTTTCTGTTTAAGAGTGGAATAATAAATTAGATTCGGTTTACAAGAGATAAAAAATTAATAACATGAAGAAGTTTAGCCTTATACTTTCATTTTTAGCTATAATTCAGATTGGTTTAGCTCAAGAATTTATAGAGTTGCCCCATGATAAAAGCCCTACCGTAAAATGGACACATACAGAAAAACAGTACTTCTCCGAGATTTGGAAAACGGAAGTGGTAACCAATGTTTCCGCTCCCACACTTCAAGTTTTTCAACCTAAAAAACCAAATGGAACCTCTGTAATCATAGCCCCTGGCGGTGCATTGTACGCTCTGAGCATAAATAGTGAAGGAAGAGATGTTGCTAAATGGCTGGCCGAAAAAGGTATAACCGCCTTTGTATTGAAATACCGCCTTGTTCCAACGGGAGAGGACGCTGTTCAAGAAGTTAGTGAAGAAGGTAGCACGAACCCTTCTCGTATAGCGGAAAGAGTTACTCCAGTTATGCCTTTATCCGTTGCAGACGGCTTATCGGCCGTTAGTTATGTCAGGGAGAATGCGAGAAAATATAAACTAGACCCTAATAAAATAGGCTTTATGGGCTTCTCCGCCGGAGGTGCAGTAACCATGGGTGTAGCGTATAATTATACAGAAAATAATCGCCCTAACTTTTTAGTACCCGTGTACGCTTGGACCAGTGCCTACCCTGTTCAAGAAGCCCCAAAAAACGCTCCTAAAATGCTGGTAGTTTGTGCTACTGACGACCCCTTAGGACTTGCTCCAGGAAGTATTGAAATTTACAACTCGTGGGCTAAAGCCGGTAAACTTCCTGAACTACATATGTACTCAAAAGGCGGTCATGGATTTGGAATGAAAGAACAAGGTTTACCCTCGGACGATTGGATTCAGCGTTTTTATGATTGGTCCGTGGCGGAGGGAATTACCTCAACATTAAAATCTGAATAAATGAGAGTTTATCTAGTCTTACTTTTACTATGCGGAGTTATTTCTAACGCACAAAGTTCTTTTACGAAAGAAGTAGCGGCAATTACTCAAAAATATGATTCGCTTTATGATGCTTCTAAAGAAAGTATTGTATTTACAGGCAGCTCAAGCATCAGGGTGTGGAAAGATTTGCAAGAACGCTTTCCTGATCACCAAGTCATCAATTCGGGCTTTGGGGGGTCCCAAGCTGTAGATTTACTTCAGTTTACAGACGACCTTATTCTACACTACAAGCCTAAAAAAGTGTTTATCTATGAAGGTGATAATGACATTCAGAATAAAAAAAGACCTAATGAAATTATTGGCACCATAACCCAAATAC from Zobellia alginiliquefaciens includes:
- a CDS encoding GDSL-type esterase/lipase family protein, with product MRVYLVLLLLCGVISNAQSSFTKEVAAITQKYDSLYDASKESIVFTGSSSIRVWKDLQERFPDHQVINSGFGGSQAVDLLQFTDDLILHYKPKKVFIYEGDNDIQNKKRPNEIIGTITQIRDLIFANNPQTEIVFISAKPSISRWKLRRKYKRLNRKMEKMTLTDNRLKYVDVWKPMLDGRKVKQDIFVSDGLHMNSKGYEIWYAALKNYVN
- a CDS encoding alpha/beta hydrolase; its protein translation is MKKFSLILSFLAIIQIGLAQEFIELPHDKSPTVKWTHTEKQYFSEIWKTEVVTNVSAPTLQVFQPKKPNGTSVIIAPGGALYALSINSEGRDVAKWLAEKGITAFVLKYRLVPTGEDAVQEVSEEGSTNPSRIAERVTPVMPLSVADGLSAVSYVRENARKYKLDPNKIGFMGFSAGGAVTMGVAYNYTENNRPNFLVPVYAWTSAYPVQEAPKNAPKMLVVCATDDPLGLAPGSIEIYNSWAKAGKLPELHMYSKGGHGFGMKEQGLPSDDWIQRFYDWSVAEGITSTLKSE
- a CDS encoding MIP/aquaporin family protein: MLIYLYEFIGTALLILIGNGVVANLVLKGTKGPDTGWTGISLAWGIAVFIGVYVSADVSHAHINPAVTLALAIAGKFSWGLVPGYMLAQVLGAMMGNFMIWLSYKKHYDATEDQGAILATFCTAPAIRSPFWNFVTEAIGTFTLVFGVFFIAGGSFGEEAISLGSLDALPVALLVMGIGFGLGGPTGYAINPARDFGPRLLHSILPLKGKGTSDWGYAWIPIVAPLFGAFVAALAYLALSV